One Acidobacteriota bacterium genomic window, CCCCGGTCGGGAGGAAGATGATGAGGAACATCGATCCGGACTTCCAGTCGCCCTCCGTTCTCAACCTCTCCCTGAGCCTTGCTCCTTCGTTGACGTCCGTGATCGCCTCGATTTCCGCCTTCGCCCCCAAGACAAAGGCCTCGAGAGTTGCATCGTCCTTGACCTGGCCGGCAGTTGTCTTGGCCTCGGCAGCCCCGCTCGCCAGAATGACCAATGCCATAACGGCGAGAACCATCGCTCCCTTGCGATTCAATCCCATCTCATTCTCCTTATATACGGGATGCAGCCGGGTTTCGCCCTACGTTCTGCCCCGGACAGTTTGCACCAAGAAATCACAAACCAATTTACAAGTCAGTAGTTTTCGGATTGTATCGTACGAGCATGGGCGTCTTCGGAATAGGTATGGGTGTAACAGGCAGGGAAACTCCAGCACCGAGCGGATGCCTGCTGCCACCGGCTCGCGGCTCCATTTGAATGCCCGCTGTCGACACCCCACCCGGAACTAAATTCTTGGTGGCCCTCCGTCGTTCTTCGTGGACCTTCGTGGATATCTCTTTTCCTCTTCGTGGATTGAGCACCCACCCTTCCTTCCCTCGGCGAGGCATAACGCCTCAACCCCCATTCCGCCGCGGCCAGATCTTCCACACCCCGATTGTCAGCACCGGCAGGACGTAACAGAAAATCACTCCCCAGGTGGCCGTGCCGTAGCCCTGGGCCACCAGGTTCTCCAATCCCAGGGGGGCGAGCGAGGCGGCCGCCACCAGCAGCAACAGCGCCACCGCCGGGCGAAGATAGGCCGGCATGACCGCCCTGCGCTCGGCCAGTACACCGGCCACCCTCTCGTTGAAGGCGTGAATCATCCCGGTTCCGGACTCGATCAGCGTTCCCAGCAGAACCACCTGAAAGATAACCTGGAACGCGGTCGATCCCAGGGCCCCCAGGAGAAAATTGGCGGGAACGGTCTGATCCACCACCGCCGGATACTGGGTGACCATGGCCAGAAAAAAGAAAATGGCCGGGATCATGCCGATGGGCCCCACCAGGATGCCGGCCCCGAAGGCCTCCCGGCGTCTCTCCATGTGACGGATGCAGAACAGAAGGGCCGGAATGGTGACCATGTTGTACCCGGCATACTTGACGCCGGACAGGGCCCATCCCGGCTTGATCTCCAGCGAGGGCCAGGGATTGCCGCCAAAGAACTGGGAGAGGCTCCACGCCAGGAAGACCAGGTAGATGGCGTAGAGGACGAACGACCACACGGCGAAGGATTTCTCGATCACCGCGGTTCCCTTGAAGACCAGGAACCCCACGCAGGCCATGATGCCGATGACCCCGGCATAGTAAGGGAGGGAAAAGACGGCCTCGACGATGCTGCCGCTGGCGGCGGCGATGACCGCCAGGCCCAGCAGCATCATGACCAGGTAGCAGATTTCGTAGAGGAACCACCAGCGGTGGAGCAGTTGCCGGGTGAAGGCACGGTAGTCGTAGGAACCGGTCCGCCGCGCCAGCTCGAAGGTCGCCAGGCAGACGGCCGACCAGATGGCGGTCGACAGAACCATTCCCAGCAGCCCGCCCAAGGGGCCGAACTGCAGGAAGTACTCGACCAGCTCCCGGCCGGTGCCGTAGCCGCCCCCGATGACAATGGACTGAAAGACGAATCCCGGCAGCAGGTATTTCCTGAAAAAGGGAGTGTCAAGCATGGGCAATCGCAATTTCGATCCCTCCGGTGGGTCCGGCGCCCTCGGCGTCAGAGTCTGGGCCCGTTGCCGTCAGATCACGCCCTTCCGGCGCAGCAGGCGGATCCGGTCCGGCGTCATCTCAAGATACTCCTCGAGGACTTGGCCGGTGTGCTCTCCCAGTCCGGGACCGCGGCGGTGCGTCGGGGCGTGGTCGCTGACCTTGATGGCGCCGGCGACCTGGCGCACCACGCCCAGGTCCGGATGGTCGGTCTCGACGATCATGCCGCCCTCCTGTACCTGCGGGTCCTGAAGGGCTTCCTCCACCGAATTGACCGGCGCGCAGGGCACCTGACCTTTCAGCAAACTCAGCCACTCGGCCGTGGTGCGGGTCCGGGTCCGCTCTTTCAGCAGGGGCCCCAGTTCCTCGCGGTGCTTCAGCCTCTTTGCAAAGGTGTTGAAGCGGGGATCTTCGGCCAGCTCCCGGGCTCCCAGGATCCGGACCAGGTTGCGGTAGAACTTCTCCTTGGCGCACATGACCACCAGCCAGCCGTCCCGGGTGGGAAGCAACTGGCTGGGCACCTGGGTCGGATGGGAGGAATCGGGAGTGCGCTCAGGCTGGTAGCCGTTGGTCAGGTGCCAGGCCCCGACATAGCCCAGTTGGGAAAGGGCGGTATCGAACAGGCTGACGTCCACGTCGCAGCCGACTCCCGTGCCGCGGGCTCGCATGACGGCGCTCACCAGGCCCAGAGCCACCAGGGCGCCCGCGCCCAGATCCACCAGCGACAGCCCCGCCTTTTGCGGCGGACCCTGAGGGTCGCCGGTCAGGCTCATCCAGCCGGCGTAGCCCTGCATCAGGTAGTCGTAACCGGGTTCGGCGGCCCGACTGCCGCTGCGGCCGAAGGCCGAGAGGGAGGCGCAGACGATCGAGCGCTTGACCCGGCCGAGGCTGGAGTAGTCCAGGCCCATG contains:
- a CDS encoding CoA transferase, which produces MESPPPLQGIRILAVEQFGAGPWSSMLLADLGAEVIKIENPLSRGDIARHVASEIEGDDSVYFQSFNRNKKSITLNLNHPEAADVLHPLVGRSDCVFNNLRGDLPARMGLDYSSLGRVKRSIVCASLSAFGRSGSRAAEPGYDYLMQGYAGWMSLTGDPQGPPQKAGLSLVDLGAGALVALGLVSAVMRARGTGVGCDVDVSLFDTALSQLGYVGAWHLTNGYQPERTPDSSHPTQVPSQLLPTRDGWLVVMCAKEKFYRNLVRILGARELAEDPRFNTFAKRLKHREELGPLLKERTRTRTTAEWLSLLKGQVPCAPVNSVEEALQDPQVQEGGMIVETDHPDLGVVRQVAGAIKVSDHAPTHRRGPGLGEHTGQVLEEYLEMTPDRIRLLRRKGVI